Genomic DNA from Lactuca sativa cultivar Salinas chromosome 8, Lsat_Salinas_v11, whole genome shotgun sequence:
TATCCTATTATCTTATCTTTACTCCTTATACGCTTCTTTCTATAGATATATCCTACTGCTGTAAGGGCAACTGGTGTTGGAGTAGCAAGCTCTGTGGGTAGAGTAGGGGGAATGATTTGCCCTCTTGTGGCGGTTTATCTGGTGGCTGGTTGCCACCAAATGGCGGCAATTGTTCTGTTTGAGGTTGTGATTATTCTTTCAGGTGTTTGTGTTGTGTTCTTCCCACATGAAACCATGGCTCGTGAATTGGTGGATACTGTTTCTGTTCCTGATTCGCCTTGAGAATTTAGTGGTCATAAGTTAGAAGAAAGTATAGATGCcatattcacatttgttgtttgTAAATGCACCATTATGCTAGTCAATAATGAGATAATGTTCCTGTATTTCCTGATTCACCCTTTTTTATATGTAAACTTTAAGGATGGCTTAGTTTATAAATACAAAGTTGTTGTAAATAACTAAATAATATAATAATGGGCAAATTAcaggaaataaaaaaaaaacatactttaCTAATCATATCAATATTGGCAATGTGCTTTATTAtccataataacaacatattCTTTACCAATAATAGAATTGTACTTTATCACATactcataatagcaacatacataTATTTTACTACAAATATGAGCAATCCACTTTATTTATCGCATCTTGTGGTAAAAGCAAGGAGTTGCTATCATGAGGAAGGaattataactttataagtatgttgctatagcCTATATATTTGAAGAAAATGCAACCATGTTGCTATTATGGAAAAACAAATTGAACCACATTGCCAATAATGAAGTATACGAAAGAAATAAACTACATTACTATTTCCTGCAATTTACCCTGTTCCACGACCTTTTTACACAAGGGATCACAAATCTGAGAGATAAAAACAGTCTCAAAAGTCAAACCACAAAGAAACCAAAAAGTTGGCATACAAAATCGAAGAGCTCAAAATTTAAGACTGAAACTCTTCATGAAAATAAGGTCACCACACCAGTTGGAGACATAACACATGACAAAGTCATCTACAAAACCATAAGCAACAACAAAACCACTCCCACAAGAAACCCAACAGAAGCACGTCTTTCATCAGCACCCGCATAATAAGGCTCGATCATAATCCCAAACCTGCAACTCCCAGTTGATGGATCATCTTTAGTAACCGTTGAAACATTAGGAAACTTACACGCCTCATCAACTTGATTATTAATCTGATAATAACTATTAAACGCATAGGAAATATTCTGTTTCGCATCCAAATCACCACAAGAAGTCCCGTACCCCAAACTCGTACAATCTCCAAGCGCACACGCGTAACTAACCGATTGCGCGATCGACGGGTCATCCATCTTAACCGAATCCTTCAACACACACCACTTCCTTTGCAAATACTTCAAATTCCGGGCAGGCACAAGTGCCCCGGTCACAGTCGTCCCAAGGTTCAAGGCGTATTTCGGCTGCCCGTCATAATAAAACACCCCCCAATGCCTCTCAAAATTCCCCGGTTGAATACTTTTCTCATCCTCATCAATCAAACTAAACAAATACGCTTCAATCGGACCTTGTCTCATCGGCGTCCCTTTCCCACCCGCTACCCTACTCATAAACCCTTGCATGAAGCGTTGCGCGTACTCGTTGTTTCCATTCCGGTCTCCATCACTCGGCCACCCGATTTCCCCTACTATGATTCCCATGTTTGCAAGCCCGTTCTTTTGTAGGGCCCACACGAGGGTATCGTAGTTGGCATCGAACATGTTGGTGTAAGTGGTCCCGCCGTCGTTCACCGGGGTGGCTTGACCGTCGAAGAACGCGTATTCCACCGGGAAGTTGGAATCGATGTAGAGGCTTATGAATGGGTAGATGTTGACTGTGAAGGGGGACCCGTTGTCGTTTAGGAATTTGGTGATTTGGAAGATGTAATCGTGGATGTCGGCGCGGAAGTCGCCGGAAGATGGGACGCCTGAGGCGCCGCTTTCGTAGACGTCCGCGTTTTGGGGGACGGTCACTTTGACTTTGGCCCCGAGTCCGGCTTTGACCAACGCGGCTTGGATGTTTTGGAGAGCCGGGAATGTTGTTCGGAGGAAGGAACCGTTGTATGTTGCTAGGAATGGTTCGTTTCCGACCGCTACGTATCTGTAATcacaatggaatggaatgagtcattACATTCCATGAACATGGACATGGACATGTTTAGTTGGGGTGTAGGAATGGAATGGATGTTC
This window encodes:
- the LOC111897045 gene encoding glucan endo-1,3-beta-glucosidase 6, giving the protein MRNPRRGFRVCVLFVLIPFLCWVESVNGIGANWGTQSSHPLPPETVVRMLVDNGIQKVKLFDADYGALRALSKSGIEVMVGIPNDMLSTMASSMKAAEKWVSKNVSAHLTNSVNIRYVAVGNEPFLATYNGSFLRTTFPALQNIQAALVKAGLGAKVKVTVPQNADVYESGASGVPSSGDFRADIHDYIFQITKFLNDNGSPFTVNIYPFISLYIDSNFPVEYAFFDGQATPVNDGGTTYTNMFDANYDTLVWALQKNGLANMGIIVGEIGWPSDGDRNGNNEYAQRFMQGFMSRVAGGKGTPMRQGPIEAYLFSLIDEDEKSIQPGNFERHWGVFYYDGQPKYALNLGTTVTGALVPARNLKYLQRKWCVLKDSVKMDDPSIAQSVSYACALGDCTSLGYGTSCGDLDAKQNISYAFNSYYQINNQVDEACKFPNVSTVTKDDPSTGSCRFGIMIEPYYAGADERRASVGFLVGVVLLLLMVL